A stretch of Saccharothrix texasensis DNA encodes these proteins:
- the argS gene encoding arginine--tRNA ligase, protein MSVHHQEVPSLLERVAATMSGAIGRVREDLAGADPVVRRSERADFQCNAPLALAKRVGVRPADLAADVVARLDVEGDAVIASVEPSGPGFLNVTVTGGAIWDQVAARLADARLGVGATEEGRRVVVDYSAPNIAKEMHVGHLRTTIIGDSLARVAGFLGADVLRQNHLGDFGTQFGMLIQYLDEHPDAAWHQDELAGGASAVSALDGLYRSARAEFDADPGFADRSRARVVALQAGDPRTVAVWQDIVAESERSFSAIYDRLTVLLTPEDSVGESFYNPMLADTVEELVDAGLAVESDGALVFYSREVTGPEGKPVTLMVRKRDGGYGYDTTDLATIRYRLRELKANRLIYVTDSRQALHFQLVFEAARRAGWLTDGVTAEHAAYGTILGPDGTPFKTRAGGTVRLMDLLDDAVSRARAAVTEKNPGLDPVELDRIAESAGIAAVKYADLSTSRVKDYSFDVDRMVSLTGNTGVYLQYAHARISSILRHAGDPGTAVDRTVAPEPAERELGLALDAYGAVVTEVGATLEPHRLCGYLYDLARAFTSFYENCPVLKAEEPVRGNRLALCRLTARTLGHGLGLLGITAPERM, encoded by the coding sequence GTGAGTGTCCACCACCAGGAGGTGCCGTCGTTGCTGGAGCGGGTCGCCGCGACGATGTCGGGGGCGATCGGCCGGGTCCGCGAGGACCTGGCGGGCGCGGACCCGGTGGTGCGACGATCGGAGCGAGCCGACTTCCAGTGCAACGCGCCCCTGGCGTTGGCCAAGCGCGTCGGCGTCAGGCCGGCCGACCTCGCGGCGGACGTCGTGGCCCGGCTGGACGTCGAGGGTGACGCGGTGATCGCGTCCGTGGAGCCGTCCGGGCCGGGTTTCCTGAACGTGACCGTGACCGGTGGGGCGATCTGGGACCAGGTCGCCGCCCGCCTGGCGGACGCGCGTCTCGGTGTCGGCGCGACCGAGGAGGGCCGCCGGGTGGTGGTCGACTACTCCGCGCCCAACATCGCCAAGGAGATGCACGTCGGGCACCTGCGCACGACGATCATCGGGGACAGCCTGGCGCGGGTGGCCGGGTTCCTGGGCGCGGACGTGCTGCGGCAGAACCACCTGGGCGACTTCGGGACGCAGTTCGGGATGCTGATCCAGTACCTCGACGAGCACCCGGACGCCGCGTGGCACCAGGACGAGCTGGCCGGGGGCGCCTCGGCGGTGTCCGCTCTGGACGGCCTGTACCGGTCGGCGCGGGCGGAGTTCGACGCCGACCCGGGGTTCGCCGACCGGTCCCGTGCGCGGGTGGTCGCCCTGCAGGCCGGCGACCCGCGCACGGTCGCGGTCTGGCAGGACATCGTCGCCGAGTCCGAGCGGTCGTTCAGCGCGATCTACGACCGGTTGACCGTGCTGCTCACGCCCGAGGACTCGGTCGGCGAGTCGTTCTACAACCCGATGCTGGCCGACACCGTCGAGGAGCTGGTGGACGCGGGGCTGGCGGTGGAGAGCGACGGGGCGCTCGTCTTCTACTCGCGGGAGGTGACCGGGCCGGAGGGCAAGCCGGTCACCCTGATGGTCCGCAAGCGCGACGGCGGGTACGGCTACGACACCACCGACCTGGCCACGATCCGCTACCGGCTGCGCGAGCTCAAGGCCAACCGGTTGATCTACGTGACCGACTCGCGGCAGGCGCTGCACTTCCAGCTGGTGTTCGAGGCGGCCCGGCGCGCCGGGTGGCTGACCGACGGCGTCACCGCCGAGCACGCCGCCTACGGCACGATCCTGGGTCCGGACGGGACGCCGTTCAAGACGCGGGCGGGTGGCACGGTGCGCCTGATGGACCTGCTCGACGACGCGGTGTCGCGGGCGCGGGCGGCCGTCACGGAGAAGAACCCCGGCCTCGACCCGGTCGAGCTCGACCGGATCGCGGAGTCGGCGGGCATCGCCGCGGTCAAGTACGCCGACCTGTCGACGTCGCGGGTGAAGGACTACTCCTTCGACGTCGACCGGATGGTGTCGTTGACCGGCAACACCGGGGTCTACCTGCAGTACGCCCACGCCCGGATCAGTTCGATCCTGCGCCACGCGGGCGATCCGGGGACGGCGGTCGACCGCACCGTCGCGCCGGAACCCGCCGAGCGGGAGCTGGGCCTGGCGCTGGACGCCTACGGCGCGGTGGTGACGGAGGTGGGCGCCACCCTCGAACCGCACCGGCTCTGCGGCTACCTCTACGACCTGGCCCGCGCGTTCACCTCCTTCTACGAGAACTGCCCGGTCCTCAAGGCGGAGGAGCCCGTGCGGGGCAACCGGCTGGCCCTGTGCCGCCTGACCGCCCGCACCCTGGGCCACGGCCTGGGC